The proteins below are encoded in one region of Bacillota bacterium:
- a CDS encoding phosphopentomutase: protein MTSCRRAILLVVDGLGVGALPDTDLYGDRGSNTLGNLARAVGGLRIPHLASLGLTHCTEVPRSPLLPIPQLGGAWGIMAPLSPGKETMIGHWELAGVVIDAPLDTFPHGFPSWLVAEVERITGRAVLGNVPASGTAIIAELGEEHLRTGSPIVYTSADSVLQVAAHEEVVPPSLLYRWCAEIRAVLDRSPLRVGRVIARPFAGGAGSFRRTAGRHDWALPPPGTTVLDALAGRGYQVVGIGKVPDIYAGRGITTRVPAGGNAEILAALDEAFAGLEQGLIVANLVDFDMLYGHRNDVPGYARALEQFDGWLGGFLPRLRQTDTLTAHQADMLIVTADHGCDPTTPSTDHSRELVPVLVAGPRWRERGCLGVRHTLADVAATIARGFALDWTPTGARPF, encoded by the coding sequence ATGACGTCCTGTCGACGCGCCATTCTGCTGGTGGTGGACGGGCTGGGGGTCGGGGCTCTCCCCGACACCGATCTCTACGGAGATCGGGGATCGAACACCCTGGGGAACCTGGCCCGCGCGGTGGGCGGCCTGCGCATTCCCCACCTTGCTTCCCTGGGTCTCACCCATTGCACCGAGGTGCCCAGGAGCCCCCTCTTGCCCATCCCGCAGCTGGGCGGGGCCTGGGGGATCATGGCTCCCCTGTCCCCCGGCAAGGAAACCATGATCGGCCACTGGGAGCTGGCCGGGGTGGTCATCGATGCTCCCCTCGATACCTTCCCCCACGGCTTTCCTTCCTGGCTGGTGGCGGAGGTCGAGCGCATCACCGGGCGGGCAGTGCTCGGCAACGTGCCCGCCTCGGGCACGGCGATCATCGCGGAGCTGGGCGAGGAGCACCTGCGCACGGGTTCACCCATCGTGTACACCTCGGCCGACAGTGTCCTTCAGGTGGCCGCTCACGAAGAAGTGGTTCCCCCGTCTCTCCTTTACCGCTGGTGTGCGGAGATCAGGGCCGTCCTGGACCGCAGCCCCCTGCGGGTGGGCAGGGTGATCGCCCGCCCCTTCGCCGGCGGGGCCGGATCCTTCCGGCGCACTGCGGGGCGGCACGACTGGGCCCTGCCCCCGCCGGGGACCACCGTACTGGATGCCCTGGCGGGCAGGGGCTACCAGGTGGTGGGGATCGGCAAGGTGCCCGACATATATGCCGGCCGGGGGATTACCACGCGCGTCCCGGCAGGTGGCAATGCGGAGATACTGGCCGCTCTGGACGAAGCTTTCGCCGGACTGGAGCAGGGCCTGATCGTGGCCAATCTGGTGGATTTCGACATGCTGTACGGCCATCGCAACGACGTGCCCGGATACGCGCGGGCCCTGGAACAGTTCGATGGCTGGCTGGGCGGGTTTCTGCCCCGGCTGCGGCAAACCGACACGCTCACTGCCCACCAAGCTGACATGCTCATCGTCACCGCCGACCACGGCTGCGATCCCACCACCCCCAGCACCGACCACTCCCGCGAGCTGGTACCCGTGCTGGTTGCGGGCCCTCGCTGGAGAGAGCGGGGCTGCCTGGGGGTCAGGCACACCTTAGCCGACGTGGCCGCCACCATCGCCCGCGGGTTCGCCCTGGACTGGACCCCAACAGGCGCCCGGCCTTTCTGA
- the xerD gene encoding site-specific tyrosine recombinase XerD, which translates to MAVPDLIAHFVDYLRTEKGLSQNTLASYGCDLDQYQQFLAQSGQNLATASRATVVSYLVWLQKQGRATATVARRLAALRAFYHFMVRERYMDSDPTDNLESPRMERKLPRVLTVKEVERLLAQPDAATPGGLRDRAMLELLYATGIRVSELVNLRLEDANLNLGYVRCLGKGGRERIIPLGRMARKAVREYITYGRPRLLGDPGEHTLFLNHQGARLTRQGFWKIVKKYARQAGIEKNITPHTLRHSFATHLLENGADLRSVQEMLGHVDISTTQIYTQVTKGRLKEVYSRAHPRA; encoded by the coding sequence ATGGCGGTACCCGACCTGATTGCGCATTTCGTCGACTACCTGCGCACGGAAAAGGGTCTCTCCCAGAACACCCTGGCCTCGTATGGTTGCGACCTGGACCAGTACCAGCAGTTCCTGGCCCAGTCGGGCCAGAACCTGGCCACCGCCAGCCGCGCCACGGTGGTTTCTTACCTGGTCTGGCTGCAGAAGCAGGGGCGCGCCACGGCCACGGTGGCCCGGCGGCTGGCTGCCCTGCGTGCTTTCTACCACTTCATGGTGCGGGAGCGCTACATGGACAGCGATCCCACCGACAACCTGGAATCCCCCCGCATGGAGCGGAAGCTCCCCCGCGTGCTCACGGTGAAGGAGGTCGAGCGACTGCTGGCCCAGCCGGACGCAGCCACACCGGGCGGACTGCGGGATCGGGCCATGCTGGAGTTGCTGTACGCCACGGGGATACGGGTTTCCGAACTGGTCAACCTGCGCCTGGAGGATGCCAACCTCAACCTGGGCTACGTGCGCTGCCTGGGCAAAGGGGGAAGGGAGCGCATCATCCCGCTCGGGCGCATGGCCCGCAAGGCGGTTAGGGAGTACATCACCTACGGGCGGCCTCGCCTGCTGGGTGACCCCGGCGAACACACTCTGTTCCTGAATCACCAGGGGGCCCGCCTGACCAGGCAGGGCTTCTGGAAGATCGTGAAGAAATATGCCCGGCAGGCCGGTATCGAGAAGAACATCACCCCGCACACCCTGCGTCACTCCTTTGCCACCCACCTGCTCGAGAACGGCGCCGATCTCCGTTCCGTGCAGGAAATGCTGGGTCACGTGGACATCTCGACCACCCAGATTTACACCCAGGTGACCAAGGGAAGGCTGAAGGAGGTATACTCACGGGCCCATCCGCGGGCATGA
- the ald gene encoding alanine dehydrogenase — MIVGIPKEIKADENRVAITPAGVLALAGRGHRVLVQQGAGEGSGFSDHDYEAAGATMVSREDAWGAEMVLKVKEPLPQEYDLLRPGQVLFTYLHLAADRALTLALVEHQVVAIAYETVQLADGSLPLLTPMSEVAGRMAVQIGAHFLEKRQGGRGVLLGGVPGVPPADVVIVGGGTVGTNAAKIAFGMGARVTVLDISAERLRYLDDLFGGQVTTLMSNSYHIAQAVARADLLVGAVLIPGARAPHLVTEDMVRAMKAGSVIVDVAIDQGGVVATMDRVTTHSDPTFVKHGVVHYAVANIPGAVPRTSTLALTNVTMPYALCLADKGWRRAVGEDPPLARGVNACLGHITYPAVAEAHGLPGRALTEIL; from the coding sequence GTGATCGTAGGGATTCCCAAAGAGATCAAGGCGGACGAGAACCGGGTCGCCATTACCCCGGCCGGAGTACTGGCCCTGGCGGGGCGCGGGCACCGGGTACTGGTGCAGCAGGGAGCGGGGGAGGGAAGCGGTTTTTCCGATCACGATTACGAGGCGGCGGGGGCCACCATGGTCAGTCGCGAGGACGCCTGGGGGGCGGAAATGGTCCTCAAGGTGAAGGAACCGCTGCCGCAGGAATACGATCTCCTTCGCCCCGGCCAGGTTCTGTTCACCTACCTCCACCTGGCGGCCGACCGGGCCTTGACGCTGGCCCTGGTCGAACACCAGGTGGTGGCCATCGCCTACGAAACCGTACAGCTGGCCGATGGTTCCCTGCCCCTGCTCACCCCGATGAGCGAGGTGGCCGGGCGGATGGCCGTGCAGATAGGGGCTCACTTCCTGGAGAAACGCCAGGGAGGCCGTGGGGTCTTGCTGGGCGGGGTTCCGGGCGTTCCCCCCGCGGACGTGGTGATCGTGGGCGGCGGGACGGTGGGGACCAACGCCGCCAAGATCGCCTTCGGGATGGGGGCGCGGGTCACCGTGCTGGATATCAGCGCCGAGCGGCTCCGTTATCTGGACGACCTCTTCGGCGGCCAGGTGACCACTCTCATGTCCAACAGCTACCACATCGCCCAGGCGGTGGCGCGCGCCGACCTGCTCGTCGGTGCCGTGCTCATACCGGGAGCCCGCGCTCCCCACCTGGTGACCGAGGACATGGTCAGGGCCATGAAAGCGGGGTCGGTGATCGTGGATGTGGCCATCGACCAGGGTGGCGTCGTCGCGACCATGGATCGGGTCACCACCCACTCGGACCCCACCTTCGTCAAGCACGGCGTGGTCCACTACGCGGTGGCCAACATCCCCGGTGCGGTGCCCAGGACCTCTACCCTGGCCCTCACCAACGTGACCATGCCCTATGCCCTCTGCCTGGCGGACAAGGGCTGGAGGCGCGCGGTGGGGGAGGACCCCCCCTTGGCCCGCGGTGTCAACGCGTGCCTGGGTCACATCACCTACCCGGCGGTGGCCGAAGCTCACGGGCTCCCCGGCCGCGCCCTTACGGAGATCCTCTGA
- the spoIIM gene encoding stage II sporulation protein M — protein MASFFAGHLRLTVVVVLLFVLGLGLGAWAVRALDAAQRAELTTYLEELGRILGDNAQGRGGPQILRASVDQNLRTLAIMWLGGLVVIGVPLVLFLVVVRGFAIGFTVGFLASEAGWRGVLFSLGAVLPHNLLAVPALWAAAVASLSFAGKVWTARRRRWAGAFLGDVVAYVGVGITVVCVLGLASLVEAYLTPALIRLLGSLVGT, from the coding sequence GTGGCCTCTTTCTTTGCAGGCCACCTGCGTCTCACGGTAGTGGTGGTGCTGCTGTTTGTTCTGGGGCTGGGCCTGGGGGCCTGGGCGGTGCGGGCACTGGATGCGGCTCAGCGTGCCGAGCTCACCACTTATCTGGAGGAGTTGGGTCGAATCCTGGGGGATAATGCCCAGGGACGGGGTGGGCCCCAGATCCTGCGGGCTTCGGTTGACCAGAACCTGCGCACCCTGGCCATCATGTGGCTGGGCGGACTGGTAGTGATCGGTGTTCCCCTGGTGCTGTTTCTCGTGGTCGTACGCGGGTTTGCCATCGGTTTCACAGTTGGTTTCCTGGCCAGCGAGGCGGGCTGGCGCGGGGTGTTGTTCAGCCTGGGAGCGGTGCTGCCTCACAACCTCCTGGCGGTACCCGCCCTGTGGGCGGCGGCGGTTGCCTCCCTTTCCTTCGCCGGCAAGGTGTGGACCGCCCGGCGCCGGCGCTGGGCGGGAGCTTTCCTGGGGGACGTGGTAGCCTACGTCGGTGTGGGCATCACTGTGGTCTGCGTGCTGGGGCTGGCCAGCCTGGTCGAAGCTTACCTCACGCCCGCCCTGATCAGATTGCTGGGTTCACTGGTGGGAACTTAG
- a CDS encoding NUDIX hydrolase yields the protein MSREQEEAPRPEQSPRPEQSPRSPIRKGGSRVRIPKPVIPPVEAYGTEIRVRRPKPEEPVRVVGPSPRPLLTPIPRASKTVFHGRLLHVQVDRVRVEGRVVEREMVIHPGAVAVVPITAEGEVVLVRQYRHPVRARLWEIPAGTLRPGEKPPGAARRELEEETGYRAQEWIELAEFYTTPGFCTEKMVVYLARNLVEGEPSPEEDEAIQVGKVPWKQAMEWLAQGRLQDAKTMLGLLLAGPFLGQDIPAEGGA from the coding sequence GTGAGCAGGGAGCAGGAGGAGGCTCCGCGTCCTGAGCAGAGTCCGCGCCCTGAGCAGAGTCCGCGTTCCCCCATCAGAAAAGGCGGCAGTCGCGTCCGCATTCCCAAACCCGTAATACCTCCGGTGGAGGCATACGGAACGGAAATACGGGTGCGCCGCCCCAAGCCGGAGGAGCCCGTGCGGGTGGTGGGCCCCAGCCCTCGCCCCCTGCTCACTCCCATCCCCCGGGCCAGCAAGACCGTCTTCCACGGCAGGCTGCTGCACGTGCAGGTGGACCGGGTGCGGGTGGAAGGCCGCGTGGTGGAAAGGGAGATGGTGATTCACCCGGGAGCGGTGGCGGTGGTGCCGATCACCGCCGAAGGCGAGGTGGTCCTGGTCCGCCAGTACCGCCACCCCGTGCGGGCCCGCCTGTGGGAAATCCCCGCCGGCACCCTGAGGCCGGGGGAGAAGCCCCCGGGGGCGGCCCGGCGCGAGCTGGAAGAGGAAACCGGGTACCGCGCCCAGGAGTGGATCGAGCTGGCGGAGTTTTACACCACTCCCGGTTTCTGTACGGAGAAGATGGTCGTCTACCTGGCCCGCAACCTGGTGGAAGGGGAGCCTTCTCCCGAAGAAGACGAAGCCATCCAGGTGGGCAAGGTGCCCTGGAAACAGGCCATGGAGTGGCTGGCGCAGGGTCGCCTCCAGGACGCCAAGACCATGCTGGGGTTGCTGCTGGCCGGCCCGTTCCTGGGCCAGGACATACCCGCCGAAGGGGGGGCATAA
- a CDS encoding 2-oxoacid:acceptor oxidoreductase family protein: MAHEVIMAGFGGQGVMAMGSLLAYAGMLDGKQVSWLPSYGPEMRGGTANCHVVISEEPVACPLVTEPTAAIILNRPSLDRFEESVRPGGILIYNSSLIDRAPARGDLQVVAVPANQVAEELGSGRIANMVCLGAFLALTGAVSETAVSESLRKALPVHRHDLIPLNEAALRRGREIALVAP; this comes from the coding sequence ATGGCGCATGAAGTGATCATGGCCGGCTTCGGGGGCCAGGGCGTGATGGCGATGGGTTCCCTCCTGGCCTACGCCGGTATGCTGGACGGCAAACAGGTATCCTGGCTGCCCTCCTACGGGCCGGAAATGCGGGGAGGAACCGCCAACTGTCACGTGGTGATATCCGAAGAGCCCGTGGCCTGCCCCCTGGTCACCGAGCCGACTGCCGCCATCATCCTCAACCGCCCTTCCCTGGATCGGTTCGAGGAGTCGGTGCGCCCCGGAGGGATTCTCATCTACAACTCCTCTCTGATTGACCGGGCTCCGGCGCGCGGCGATCTCCAGGTGGTGGCCGTGCCCGCCAATCAGGTGGCAGAGGAGCTGGGCTCGGGCCGGATCGCCAACATGGTCTGCCTGGGGGCGTTCCTCGCCCTCACCGGGGCCGTATCCGAGACGGCGGTATCCGAATCCCTGCGCAAGGCTCTCCCGGTGCACCGGCACGATCTCATCCCCCTCAACGAGGCCGCTCTCCGCCGGGGCCGCGAGATCGCCCTGGTTGCCCCCTGA
- a CDS encoding thiamine pyrophosphate-dependent enzyme — translation MQRIFSRPQALTGVPFHYCPGCPHGIVHRLVAECLDEQGVRERAVGIAPVGCAVFAYNYFNCDMIQAAHGRAPAVATGVKRSRPDAVVFTYQGDGDLAAIGTAEIIHAATRGERITVVFINNAIYGMTGGQMAPTTLVGQETTTTPRGRDASYHGHPVRIPEMLALLDGAAYVARVSVHAPGHVNRARRALRRAFEVQLSNQGFSLVEVVSSCPTNWGMTPVEALRWVEQHMLPYYRLGEFKVPGHGEA, via the coding sequence ATGCAGCGCATTTTCAGCCGGCCCCAGGCCCTTACCGGAGTCCCCTTTCACTACTGTCCGGGATGTCCCCACGGGATCGTGCATCGGTTGGTGGCGGAGTGCCTGGACGAACAGGGCGTGCGGGAGCGGGCGGTGGGCATAGCCCCGGTGGGGTGTGCGGTGTTCGCGTACAACTACTTCAACTGCGACATGATCCAGGCCGCCCACGGGCGCGCGCCGGCGGTAGCCACGGGAGTCAAGCGGTCCCGGCCCGACGCGGTGGTGTTCACCTACCAGGGGGACGGTGACCTTGCGGCCATCGGCACAGCCGAGATCATCCATGCCGCCACCCGGGGAGAGCGCATTACGGTGGTGTTCATCAACAACGCCATCTACGGGATGACGGGCGGGCAGATGGCCCCCACCACCCTGGTGGGGCAGGAAACCACTACCACCCCCCGCGGGCGGGACGCCTCCTACCACGGCCATCCCGTGCGGATTCCCGAGATGCTCGCCCTTCTGGACGGGGCAGCGTATGTGGCCCGGGTGTCGGTTCACGCCCCCGGCCACGTCAATCGGGCCAGGCGAGCCTTGCGCCGTGCCTTCGAGGTGCAGCTCAGCAATCAGGGCTTCTCGCTGGTGGAGGTGGTTTCGTCCTGCCCCACTAACTGGGGGATGACCCCGGTGGAGGCCCTGCGCTGGGTGGAGCAGCACATGCTCCCCTATTACCGCCTGGGTGAGTTCAAGGTGCCCGGGCACGGGGAGGCGTGA
- a CDS encoding 3-methyl-2-oxobutanoate dehydrogenase subunit VorB, which produces MKGNEAIAEAAIRAGCRFYAGYPITPQNELCEYMARRMPEAGGTFIQSESEIAAINMVYGAGSAGARAMTSSSSPGISLKQEGISYLAGAEVPGVIVNMVRGGPGLGSIQPAQSDYFQATRGGGHGDYRTIVLGPGGIQEAVELTMLAFDLADRYRNPVVVLGDGMMGQMMEPVRFPEGPPPSLSPKPWATTGTPGRDRPNIINSLYIEAEACERHNQHLLQKYREMELREVRYELVDPEAEYFLVAYGTSSRICRAAMARAVADGLRVGMVRPITLWPFPRAAIERVVGRARAFLTVEMSAGQMVEDVRLAVEGRRPVYFFGRTGGAVPTPQEVMDCLKMIREGRGGEW; this is translated from the coding sequence ATGAAGGGAAACGAGGCCATTGCGGAGGCGGCCATCCGGGCCGGGTGCCGCTTTTATGCCGGCTATCCCATCACCCCCCAGAATGAACTGTGCGAGTACATGGCCAGGCGCATGCCCGAGGCGGGAGGTACCTTCATCCAGTCGGAGTCGGAAATCGCGGCCATCAACATGGTGTACGGGGCGGGATCGGCGGGGGCAAGGGCGATGACCTCCTCGTCTTCGCCGGGGATAAGCCTGAAGCAGGAAGGTATTTCCTACCTGGCCGGGGCGGAGGTACCGGGGGTGATCGTTAACATGGTGCGGGGAGGGCCGGGGCTGGGGAGCATCCAGCCCGCTCAGTCCGACTACTTCCAGGCCACCCGGGGAGGGGGGCACGGCGACTACCGCACCATCGTACTGGGGCCGGGCGGCATCCAGGAAGCCGTGGAGCTCACCATGCTGGCCTTTGATCTGGCCGACCGCTACCGCAACCCGGTGGTGGTGCTCGGGGACGGGATGATGGGGCAGATGATGGAGCCGGTACGCTTTCCCGAAGGCCCGCCGCCTTCGCTGTCTCCCAAGCCGTGGGCCACCACGGGAACCCCGGGGCGGGACCGGCCCAACATCATCAATTCCCTCTACATCGAAGCCGAGGCGTGCGAGCGTCACAATCAGCACCTGCTGCAGAAGTACCGGGAGATGGAGCTGCGGGAAGTCAGGTACGAACTGGTCGATCCCGAGGCCGAATACTTCCTGGTGGCTTACGGAACCAGCTCCCGCATCTGCCGGGCGGCGATGGCGCGGGCCGTGGCGGACGGGTTGCGGGTCGGGATGGTGCGGCCCATTACCCTGTGGCCTTTCCCCCGCGCTGCCATCGAACGGGTGGTGGGGCGGGCCCGGGCCTTCCTCACCGTGGAGATGTCAGCGGGGCAGATGGTGGAGGACGTGCGCCTGGCCGTGGAGGGGCGGCGGCCGGTCTACTTCTTCGGGCGCACGGGCGGCGCTGTGCCCACCCCCCAGGAAGTGATGGACTGCTTGAAGATGATCCGGGAAGGCCGGGGAGGTGAGTGGTGA
- a CDS encoding 4Fe-4S binding protein: MATEKRVVFAEERCKACELCVHFCPQKIIRLAPDRINPSGYHPAEVVEQERCTSCRICALMCPDVVIEVYR, translated from the coding sequence ATGGCTACGGAAAAGAGGGTGGTTTTTGCGGAGGAGAGATGCAAAGCCTGCGAGCTCTGCGTCCACTTTTGCCCGCAGAAGATCATCCGGCTGGCGCCCGACCGCATCAACCCGTCGGGATATCATCCGGCCGAAGTGGTGGAGCAGGAGCGCTGCACCAGTTGCCGGATATGTGCTCTCATGTGTCCGGACGTCGTGATCGAGGTATACCGGTGA
- a CDS encoding Glu/Leu/Phe/Val dehydrogenase dimerization domain-containing protein, with product MEVFESMDQYGHEQVVFCYDEASGLKSIIAIHDTSLGPALGGCRMWPYASEEEALRDVLRLSRGMTYKNAAMGLNLGGGKAVIMADPRRDKTEVLLRAFGRFVHTLAGRYITAEDVGTTVQDMAVVRYETPYVAGLGEKSGDPSPATAFGVWRGMKACARWVWGSESLRGKRVAVQGVGKVGAVLARHLRDEGARLIVTDVDSERARALGAELGGEVVDPDAIYDVACDIFAPCALGAVINDDTVMRLRCRVIAGSANNQLAEPRHGHALEERGILYAPDFVINGGGVTNVSDEFEEGGYNRDRAFARIAGIYDKLWQIFTVARDERMPTFLAADRVAEDRIAAIRRLHRIYLPER from the coding sequence ATGGAAGTGTTCGAGTCCATGGACCAGTATGGGCACGAGCAGGTGGTATTCTGCTACGACGAGGCGTCGGGGCTCAAGAGCATCATCGCCATCCACGACACCTCTCTGGGACCCGCCCTGGGGGGCTGCCGGATGTGGCCATACGCCAGCGAGGAGGAAGCCCTGCGGGATGTGCTGCGCCTCTCCCGCGGCATGACGTACAAGAACGCAGCCATGGGACTCAACCTGGGCGGGGGGAAGGCGGTGATCATGGCAGACCCCCGCCGGGACAAGACCGAGGTGCTGCTGCGGGCCTTCGGTCGTTTCGTCCACACCCTGGCCGGCCGATACATCACCGCTGAAGACGTGGGAACCACAGTGCAGGATATGGCCGTGGTCCGGTACGAGACGCCCTACGTCGCCGGCCTGGGCGAGAAGTCCGGAGATCCTTCTCCCGCCACCGCCTTCGGGGTGTGGCGGGGCATGAAAGCCTGCGCCCGCTGGGTGTGGGGATCAGAGTCCCTGCGCGGTAAGAGGGTGGCCGTTCAGGGGGTGGGGAAGGTGGGGGCGGTGCTGGCCCGTCACCTGCGGGACGAGGGCGCCCGCCTGATCGTCACCGATGTGGACTCCGAGCGGGCGCGCGCCCTGGGGGCCGAGTTGGGAGGTGAGGTGGTGGACCCTGACGCCATCTACGACGTGGCCTGCGACATCTTCGCTCCCTGCGCCCTGGGGGCGGTCATCAACGACGACACCGTGATGAGACTCCGCTGCCGGGTGATCGCCGGGTCCGCCAACAACCAGCTGGCCGAGCCCCGTCACGGCCATGCTCTGGAGGAGCGCGGCATCCTCTACGCCCCCGACTTCGTCATCAACGGCGGTGGGGTCACCAACGTCAGCGACGAGTTCGAGGAGGGAGGTTACAACCGCGACCGGGCCTTTGCCAGGATAGCTGGCATATATGACAAGCTGTGGCAGATCTTCACCGTGGCCCGGGACGAGAGGATGCCCACCTTCCTGGCCGCCGATCGGGTGGCCGAAGACCGCATCGCCGCCATCCGTCGCCTGCACCGTATATACCTGCCGGAGCGGTAG
- a CDS encoding Glu/Leu/Phe/Val dehydrogenase, translating to MGIFEAMAEAGHEQLAFCREPGSGLRAVIAVHNTTIGPALGGCRMWNYGREEDVVRDALRLSRGMTEKNAAAGLNYGGGKCVIWGDPARDKSEALFRAVGRFVQGFGGRVITGTDVGTVSSDFVWAAAETRYVVALPEEYGGSGDTSLTTAFAVWKGMKACARVAFGSDSLKGLTVALQGVGKVGGHLARHLREEGARLIACDANRARLDEVAARIPMEKVSQEDIYDVECDIFSPNALGGVMNDRTIPRLRCRVVAGAANNQLEELRHADMLKERGILYAPDFIINAGGVIQAADELGGYNRERALRKAAAIYDQLLEVFRIAREQDISPARAANIHVERRLRALGTLGHILVPRAVSR from the coding sequence ATGGGCATCTTTGAAGCCATGGCCGAGGCGGGTCACGAGCAGCTTGCCTTTTGCCGGGAGCCCGGGTCAGGATTGCGAGCGGTCATCGCCGTCCACAACACCACCATCGGGCCCGCCCTGGGGGGCTGCCGCATGTGGAACTACGGGCGAGAGGAAGATGTCGTGCGCGACGCCCTGCGCCTCTCCCGGGGGATGACGGAGAAGAACGCCGCCGCCGGCCTGAACTACGGGGGCGGCAAGTGCGTCATATGGGGTGATCCCGCCCGGGACAAGAGCGAGGCCCTCTTCCGGGCCGTGGGACGCTTCGTGCAGGGCTTCGGCGGCCGTGTCATCACCGGTACGGACGTGGGTACCGTTTCCTCGGACTTCGTGTGGGCGGCGGCGGAAACCCGTTACGTGGTGGCGCTGCCGGAGGAATACGGCGGAAGCGGCGATACCTCCCTCACCACTGCGTTCGCCGTGTGGAAGGGCATGAAAGCCTGCGCCCGGGTGGCCTTCGGTAGCGACTCGCTCAAGGGTTTGACCGTTGCCCTGCAGGGGGTGGGTAAGGTGGGTGGGCACCTGGCCCGCCACCTCCGCGAAGAGGGTGCCCGCCTCATCGCCTGCGATGCCAACCGGGCCCGCCTGGACGAGGTCGCCGCCCGCATACCCATGGAGAAGGTGAGCCAAGAAGATATCTACGATGTGGAATGCGACATTTTCTCTCCCAACGCCCTGGGGGGAGTGATGAACGACCGCACCATCCCCAGGTTGCGCTGCCGGGTGGTGGCCGGAGCGGCCAACAACCAGCTGGAAGAGCTGCGCCATGCCGACATGCTCAAGGAGCGGGGGATTCTCTACGCCCCCGACTTCATCATCAACGCGGGGGGCGTGATCCAGGCGGCCGACGAGCTGGGCGGATACAACCGCGAGCGCGCCCTGCGGAAGGCGGCGGCCATCTACGATCAGCTGCTGGAGGTGTTCCGGATCGCCCGGGAGCAGGACATCTCCCCCGCCCGGGCGGCCAACATCCACGTGGAACGCAGGCTCCGGGCTCTGGGGACTCTGGGCCACATTCTGGTGCCCCGGGCTGTATCCAGATGA
- the spo0A gene encoding sporulation transcription factor Spo0A: MEKIKVFIADDNREFCELLREYIDQQPDLQVMQVANNGSQVLAALQEARPDVLLLDIIMPHLDGIGVMEKLADAPHRPRVVVLTAFGHEHVTRRAAELGADYCVLKPFDLDVLAARIREVARGTPARAAPAPRPRSLDAEVTSIIREVGIPAHIRGYSYLRDAILMVIEDLELINAVTKSLYPAIAQKYRTTPSRVERAIRHAIEVAWNRGNLEAIEEMFGYTVSRDKGKPTNAQFIAMVADRMRISLQAG; this comes from the coding sequence GTGGAGAAGATCAAAGTCTTCATCGCCGACGACAATCGTGAGTTCTGCGAGTTGTTACGGGAGTACATAGACCAGCAACCGGATCTCCAGGTCATGCAGGTGGCGAACAACGGTTCCCAGGTGCTGGCCGCCCTCCAGGAAGCCAGGCCCGACGTCCTGCTTCTGGACATCATCATGCCGCATCTGGACGGCATCGGCGTGATGGAGAAACTGGCCGACGCCCCCCATCGGCCCCGGGTGGTGGTCCTCACCGCTTTCGGTCACGAGCACGTCACCCGCAGAGCGGCTGAGTTAGGCGCTGACTACTGTGTCCTCAAGCCCTTCGACCTGGACGTGCTGGCGGCACGCATCCGCGAGGTGGCCAGGGGAACGCCCGCCCGTGCCGCCCCGGCCCCGCGCCCCCGCAGCCTGGATGCGGAGGTGACCTCGATCATCCGCGAAGTGGGCATCCCCGCCCACATCCGGGGTTACAGCTACCTGCGGGACGCCATCCTGATGGTCATTGAAGACTTGGAACTCATAAACGCGGTGACCAAGAGCCTTTACCCTGCCATCGCTCAGAAATACCGCACCACCCCCTCGCGCGTGGAGAGGGCCATCCGGCATGCCATCGAGGTGGCGTGGAACCGGGGAAACCTGGAGGCCATCGAGGAGATGTTCGGCTACACGGTGAGCCGCGACAAAGGCAAGCCCACCAACGCCCAGTTCATCGCCATGGTGGCAGACCGCATGCGCATCTCGCTGCAGGCTGGCTAG